A portion of the Acetomicrobium sp. S15 = DSM 107314 genome contains these proteins:
- a CDS encoding xanthine dehydrogenase family protein molybdopterin-binding subunit: protein MEDILRSVGESMARIESAEKVTGRARYVNDIYFPGLLHAALVTSPHAHARIVSIDTSKARNADGVLAVVTGEDFPWNLGIYLGDKPPLARGVVRHFYEPVAAVVAENEAAAATGAALVDVKYEPMRPVLSPKDALKPDAPILHEDMASYRHIPAIMPEPGTNVANRTKIRKGDVERAFREADTVVEVDVSFPPGDHGAMEPRGSIAEIRPDGSVVIISSTQAPFVVRSLLAIGFGIPIGKIAVIAPYLGGGFGGKAGIQLEGLAYLLSKSAGGRPVKLVNGREEDMTSSPGHIGLDATIKIAATKDGQILGMDLLFLFDSGGYADYAVNISRAAAISCTGPYKVDNVRCDSLCVYTNHPFATAYRGFGHIELATAVERALDVLAEKLAMDPVELRLKNAIKAGDTTPTGSVLDLNTGDLRRCISKTAEMIKWSEGDRIKTGNGKVRAKGIACLWKSPAMPTSADAGAIVTFNEDGSANVITGAVEIGSGAMTAIAQIAAERLKLGLDKIHVVTELDTRRHPHDWATAASRTTFMVGKAVIEACDDAINQMKQTAAQVLHCLPEELEVSGGRVFLPDEPEIGLELSKVALGYVYENGHAVGGQVIGRGRYIARRLTEIDPETGQGHPALEWTFGAQAVEVELDLRDGSFEVISAASVLDVGKLINPAIARGQLAGAIQMALGFATSEGFFFNDRGQVVNGSLRTYKLPRIGSDPKYYIDFVETPQKDGPYGMRGMGEQGVIGIPAALANAVSRAIGRPINKLPVTAERTWRVMRGEEA from the coding sequence TTGGAGGACATACTCCGCTCTGTTGGAGAGTCAATGGCACGTATAGAAAGCGCGGAGAAAGTCACAGGAAGGGCACGCTACGTCAATGACATTTATTTTCCGGGGCTGCTTCATGCCGCTTTAGTCACGAGCCCTCACGCTCATGCCAGGATCGTTTCGATAGACACGTCAAAGGCACGCAATGCAGACGGCGTTTTGGCCGTAGTAACAGGGGAAGACTTTCCATGGAACTTGGGCATCTATCTGGGAGACAAACCCCCGCTTGCAAGAGGGGTCGTCCGCCATTTTTACGAACCCGTAGCCGCCGTAGTGGCAGAAAACGAAGCCGCGGCCGCGACGGGAGCCGCTTTGGTGGATGTTAAATACGAGCCGATGCGGCCAGTGCTTTCGCCCAAGGACGCCCTAAAGCCGGACGCTCCCATCCTTCACGAGGACATGGCTTCTTACCGACACATACCGGCAATAATGCCAGAGCCGGGAACAAACGTGGCAAACAGGACGAAGATCAGAAAAGGCGATGTGGAGCGGGCCTTCAGGGAAGCGGACACAGTAGTGGAGGTTGACGTCTCTTTTCCGCCGGGAGACCACGGCGCCATGGAACCACGCGGCTCGATAGCCGAAATCCGCCCCGACGGGTCCGTCGTAATCATATCTTCAACACAAGCCCCTTTCGTTGTGCGGTCACTCCTTGCTATCGGTTTCGGCATCCCCATAGGAAAGATAGCCGTGATAGCCCCATATCTGGGCGGCGGTTTTGGAGGCAAAGCCGGGATCCAGCTCGAGGGGTTGGCATATCTTCTTTCAAAAAGCGCGGGCGGCCGCCCAGTTAAGCTTGTCAACGGCCGCGAGGAGGATATGACCTCCTCGCCCGGCCATATAGGCCTTGACGCAACCATAAAGATAGCTGCAACGAAGGACGGGCAGATACTCGGCATGGATCTGTTGTTTTTGTTCGACAGCGGGGGGTATGCCGACTACGCCGTAAACATCAGCAGGGCCGCGGCCATATCCTGCACGGGCCCGTACAAGGTCGATAACGTGCGCTGCGACTCTCTCTGTGTTTATACAAACCACCCCTTCGCCACAGCTTACAGGGGCTTTGGGCACATAGAGCTCGCCACCGCCGTAGAAAGAGCGCTCGACGTCCTGGCCGAAAAACTTGCCATGGACCCTGTGGAGCTTCGCCTCAAAAACGCCATAAAAGCCGGCGATACGACACCTACAGGGAGCGTCCTCGACTTGAACACGGGGGACTTGCGCAGGTGCATAAGCAAAACCGCCGAAATGATCAAATGGAGCGAAGGGGACAGGATAAAAACAGGCAACGGAAAGGTGCGCGCCAAGGGCATAGCCTGCCTTTGGAAGTCGCCGGCCATGCCCACGAGTGCCGATGCAGGGGCTATTGTAACCTTTAACGAAGACGGAAGCGCAAACGTGATTACTGGCGCCGTGGAAATAGGTTCCGGCGCTATGACGGCCATAGCACAGATCGCCGCCGAAAGGCTGAAGCTTGGCCTCGATAAAATCCACGTGGTAACGGAACTCGACACCAGGCGGCACCCTCACGACTGGGCCACCGCGGCGAGCAGGACCACTTTCATGGTAGGAAAGGCCGTCATCGAGGCCTGCGATGACGCCATAAACCAGATGAAACAAACTGCCGCCCAGGTCTTACACTGTCTGCCAGAGGAGCTTGAGGTTTCGGGAGGGCGCGTGTTTTTGCCAGATGAACCCGAAATTGGCCTTGAGCTGTCCAAGGTAGCGCTCGGCTACGTTTACGAAAACGGGCACGCCGTAGGAGGACAGGTTATAGGAAGGGGGCGCTACATCGCCAGGCGCCTCACCGAGATCGATCCTGAGACGGGCCAAGGGCACCCCGCTTTGGAATGGACATTCGGCGCCCAAGCCGTTGAGGTCGAATTGGACCTTCGCGACGGCAGCTTCGAGGTGATATCCGCAGCTTCTGTGCTCGACGTAGGTAAACTGATAAACCCCGCAATCGCAAGAGGCCAACTCGCAGGGGCAATACAAATGGCTTTGGGCTTCGCCACGAGCGAGGGCTTTTTCTTTAACGACCGCGGCCAGGTCGTAAATGGATCGCTTCGCACTTACAAGCTACCGCGCATCGGGAGCGACCCGAAATATTACATCGACTTCGTAGAAACGCCACAAAAAGACGGCCCTTACGGCATGAGAGGGATGGGAGAGCAGGGAGTGATAGGGATTCCTGCTGCCCTCGCAAACGCCGTTTCAAGAGCCATAGGAAGACCCATAAACAAGCTTCCCGTAACGGCAGAAAGAACATGGCGCGTCATGAGGGGGGAAGAAGCATGA
- a CDS encoding DUF488 domain-containing protein yields the protein MIYTKRVYDPPSPSDGKRFLVDRLWPRGVKKDDLKLDGWLKDAAPSEVLRREFAHELAKWEEFARDYALELDGKPDVLKAILEAAINGDVTLLFAAKDREHNNAVVLKRYLERQLNGFCTSGDTWEDL from the coding sequence ATGATTTACACAAAGCGCGTTTACGACCCTCCCTCTCCATCGGACGGCAAGCGCTTCCTGGTGGACCGCCTGTGGCCAAGAGGGGTAAAGAAAGACGACTTGAAGCTCGACGGATGGCTTAAAGATGCAGCGCCCAGCGAAGTCCTTCGCCGTGAGTTCGCCCACGAACTCGCTAAATGGGAAGAGTTCGCGCGCGATTATGCGCTCGAACTCGACGGAAAACCTGACGTCTTAAAAGCCATACTTGAGGCTGCAATAAATGGCGACGTTACGCTCCTATTCGCAGCTAAGGATAGGGAGCACAATAACGCAGTAGTCCTGAAGCGCTATCTCGAAAGGCAGCTGAACGGTTTCTGTACAAGCGGCGATACGTGGGAGGATCTGTAG
- a CDS encoding (2Fe-2S)-binding protein, producing MKIYSGLNEVTLSVNGKKRRVALRPADTLLRVLRERLGMTGAKAGCENGDCGACTVLLDDIPVKSCMMLAVEAVGHEVTTIEGLNDPELQKAFADYGGFQCGFCTSGFLLNAHALLSKYPNPDDETVEEWLSSNICRCTGYEGIRDAVSSCRRSND from the coding sequence ATGAAGATATACAGCGGGCTTAACGAGGTAACGCTTTCTGTAAACGGCAAAAAGCGGCGGGTCGCCCTGCGTCCGGCGGACACACTCCTTAGGGTTTTGCGAGAGCGCTTAGGTATGACGGGCGCCAAAGCGGGGTGCGAAAACGGTGATTGCGGCGCCTGCACTGTCCTTTTAGACGACATCCCGGTGAAGTCTTGTATGATGCTTGCAGTTGAAGCCGTAGGGCATGAGGTTACTACGATAGAGGGCCTAAACGACCCTGAACTCCAAAAGGCTTTCGCCGATTACGGTGGATTTCAGTGCGGCTTCTGCACGAGCGGCTTTCTGCTCAACGCTCACGCGCTTTTGAGTAAATACCCAAATCCCGATGACGAAACGGTTGAAGAGTGGCTATCGTCCAACATATGTCGCTGCACAGGATACGAGGGCATAAGAGATGCCGTAAGCTCTTGCCGCAGGAGCAACGACTAA
- a CDS encoding DUF6448 family protein, translating to MYSLTSKAVEFAVVIGIIGIIALMIWPNKALAHCDTLDGPVVTEARLALETGNIAPVLKWVNKESEEEIRIAFDKATNVRSKGPEARELADIYFFETLVRLHRAGEGAPYTGLKPAGYVEPPVAAADKAIADGDVEALAGEIAEAAERGIKARFEKLIEAKKHKDESVEAGREYVEAYVAFVHYVEELHNMISGDGGHH from the coding sequence ATGTATTCCTTGACGAGTAAAGCGGTTGAATTTGCGGTTGTCATCGGGATTATCGGGATAATTGCTCTGATGATATGGCCCAATAAAGCCCTAGCCCACTGCGACACGCTCGACGGCCCCGTGGTAACGGAAGCGCGGTTGGCCTTGGAGACGGGCAACATCGCGCCGGTATTGAAATGGGTAAACAAGGAGAGCGAAGAAGAGATACGCATTGCCTTCGACAAAGCGACCAACGTGCGGTCAAAAGGGCCAGAAGCCAGAGAGTTGGCAGACATATACTTCTTTGAAACCCTCGTTAGGCTCCACCGTGCTGGCGAGGGCGCACCATACACCGGGCTCAAACCAGCCGGTTACGTGGAACCGCCTGTAGCCGCCGCTGACAAGGCCATCGCCGACGGCGACGTAGAAGCTCTTGCCGGGGAAATCGCTGAGGCTGCCGAGAGAGGTATTAAAGCGCGTTTTGAAAAGTTGATCGAGGCGAAAAAACATAAAGACGAGTCGGTTGAGGCCGGGCGTGAATACGTTGAAGCCTACGTAGCGTTCGTTCATTATGTGGAAGAACTTCACAATATGATTTCAGGCGATGGAGGTCATCACTAA
- a CDS encoding flavodoxin domain-containing protein, producing MAVEISKGVYWVGAVDWGIRKFHGYELSTHRGSSYNAYLIVDEKVALIDTVWEPFSDRLLDNIREIIDPSKIDYVVTNHAEMDHSGALPEVMRIATNATLITSKRGLESIPGHYHQNWNIRTVSNGERLSLGSSELLFIDAPMLHWPDSMFTYISGRNILMPNDAFGQHYATAFRFNDEVDQEELYEEALKYYANILTPFSDLVLKKIDELLSLQLPVDIIAPSHGVIWRKDPLQIVKNYQEWARQIPQKGAVILYDTMWKATLRMAEAISGGLTVKGIPNKLIHLAASDRNDVIVEIFKAKAVIIGSPTLNNGILPTVAPVLEDLRGLKFKNKVGAAFGSYGWSGEAVGKIEEALSDAGIKVAAKSIKAKWQPDRAALDRCRQLGEELAEEVAR from the coding sequence ATGGCGGTCGAGATCTCCAAAGGAGTTTACTGGGTAGGTGCCGTGGATTGGGGCATCCGCAAATTCCACGGCTACGAGCTTTCCACGCATAGAGGGTCATCCTACAATGCCTATCTCATTGTGGACGAAAAGGTGGCTCTTATAGACACCGTGTGGGAACCTTTTAGCGACAGGCTCTTGGATAATATCCGCGAGATCATAGATCCCTCCAAGATCGACTACGTCGTCACAAACCACGCAGAGATGGACCACTCCGGCGCATTGCCCGAGGTTATGAGAATCGCCACAAACGCGACCCTTATAACCTCAAAGCGCGGATTGGAAAGCATACCCGGGCACTACCATCAGAATTGGAATATTCGCACGGTGTCAAACGGGGAGCGCCTTTCCCTCGGCTCCTCGGAGCTTCTCTTTATAGACGCCCCGATGTTGCATTGGCCTGACAGTATGTTCACTTACATATCGGGTCGAAACATCCTTATGCCCAACGACGCCTTCGGCCAGCACTATGCTACGGCCTTTCGCTTTAACGATGAAGTGGATCAAGAAGAGCTTTACGAGGAAGCGCTCAAATATTACGCAAACATCCTCACCCCCTTCAGCGACCTTGTGCTCAAGAAGATCGACGAACTTCTTTCTTTGCAGCTTCCCGTAGATATTATCGCCCCCAGCCACGGCGTAATTTGGCGCAAAGATCCGCTTCAGATTGTGAAGAATTACCAAGAGTGGGCGCGCCAAATCCCCCAAAAAGGGGCCGTCATCCTCTACGACACGATGTGGAAAGCCACATTGAGGATGGCAGAGGCCATAAGCGGTGGCCTTACAGTCAAAGGAATACCCAACAAACTCATCCACCTGGCCGCATCGGATAGAAACGACGTGATCGTAGAGATCTTCAAGGCAAAGGCCGTGATCATCGGCTCTCCGACGCTAAACAACGGTATCCTCCCCACGGTTGCGCCCGTGTTGGAGGACCTTCGAGGGCTTAAATTCAAAAACAAAGTGGGCGCCGCCTTCGGTTCCTACGGATGGAGCGGCGAGGCAGTAGGCAAAATCGAAGAAGCTCTTTCTGATGCCGGGATAAAAGTCGCCGCAAAAAGCATTAAGGCCAAGTGGCAACCAGACAGGGCAGCCCTCGATCGTTGCCGCCAATTGGGAGAGGAGCTGGCCGAGGAGGTGGCCAGATGA
- a CDS encoding FAD binding domain-containing protein, whose product MIPFDFDYCKAETIEEAVKAYAELKESKRAPLYYGGGTEIVTLCRKGQIYPGALIDIKSIPECRVLGIKGERAVFGSALVLSEIADSKVFPLLARTCRGIADRTVRNRLTLGGNVCGRLPYREAILPFLLCEGEALIAEEKSTHWVPLRAIFDKRLKLAPGELLVQMAVPKEALELPYSVVRKTKGGRIAYPIVTAAGVKAKGAIRIALSGAFGYPVLLDSTGGFKEDASAAGPFAELIEPFARSFISDVWASSDYRRLLTELSVAQIFEELGVRK is encoded by the coding sequence ATGATTCCTTTCGACTTCGATTACTGCAAGGCTGAAACAATAGAAGAGGCCGTAAAGGCCTATGCTGAGCTTAAAGAAAGCAAAAGGGCGCCCCTTTACTACGGCGGGGGGACGGAAATCGTCACGCTTTGCCGAAAGGGGCAGATTTATCCTGGTGCGCTCATAGACATAAAATCGATACCAGAATGCAGGGTTTTAGGCATAAAAGGGGAAAGGGCAGTATTTGGAAGCGCGCTTGTGCTTTCTGAAATCGCCGATTCGAAGGTCTTTCCGCTTCTTGCTCGCACCTGCCGCGGCATTGCCGACAGGACCGTAAGAAACCGCCTGACGCTCGGCGGAAACGTCTGCGGCCGCTTACCTTATAGAGAGGCGATCCTCCCTTTTTTGCTTTGCGAAGGAGAGGCTTTAATTGCGGAAGAAAAATCTACGCACTGGGTGCCTTTAAGGGCCATATTCGACAAGAGGCTGAAACTCGCGCCGGGTGAGCTCCTGGTGCAAATGGCGGTGCCAAAGGAGGCGCTTGAACTTCCCTATAGCGTTGTGCGCAAAACAAAGGGAGGGCGCATCGCTTATCCCATCGTAACTGCAGCTGGAGTTAAGGCAAAAGGCGCGATCCGCATCGCGTTAAGTGGAGCTTTCGGTTACCCCGTTTTGCTCGACTCAACCGGTGGCTTTAAAGAAGACGCCAGCGCCGCGGGTCCTTTTGCCGAGCTAATCGAACCCTTTGCCAGGTCGTTTATATCCGACGTATGGGCCTCGTCGGATTACCGCCGTTTGCTTACGGAACTTTCGGTGGCTCAAATTTTTGAGGAGCTGGGGGTGCGAAAGTAA
- a CDS encoding bis(5'-nucleosyl)-tetraphosphatase → MKVKSKSSGAVIFFVEGNKILYLLLRAYRNWDFPKGGIEQSEDPLEAAKREVAEETGLTGLRFYDDFIETPPYGRGKVARFYIAESKAKEVTLPVSTELGRPEHNEYRWVPYEEAQVLLNDRLKAVLDWAHEKIRSLRRF, encoded by the coding sequence ATGAAAGTAAAAAGCAAAAGCTCAGGCGCCGTCATATTTTTCGTAGAAGGCAATAAAATCCTGTATCTACTACTTCGAGCTTACAGAAACTGGGACTTCCCCAAAGGGGGAATTGAGCAATCCGAAGATCCGCTTGAGGCAGCGAAGCGTGAGGTCGCTGAAGAGACGGGTTTAACCGGCCTTCGGTTTTACGACGACTTCATAGAAACCCCTCCATACGGTCGCGGCAAGGTCGCGAGGTTCTACATAGCGGAGTCAAAGGCGAAAGAAGTTACACTTCCCGTTTCTACAGAGCTTGGGCGACCGGAGCACAACGAATACAGATGGGTCCCATACGAAGAGGCACAGGTTCTCTTAAACGACAGATTGAAGGCCGTGCTCGACTGGGCGCACGAAAAGATCCGCAGTCTCCGCAGATTTTAA
- a CDS encoding M20 metallopeptidase family protein, translating to MREQVWELVEEVKDYAVRARHHIHQHPELGFQERETTAFVKKELGEAGIEVVPINMETGVLAIIRGTAEWRGQGAPPVIGLRADMDALPIQEATGVPYSSQNPGVMHACGHDGHTAILLATAKVLQKIRHKLAGTVKLFFQPAEETLYGAAKMIECGVLDNPKVESIVALHGGVEVPLGSIGVYPGPFMASGDTFKVNMVGKGTHGAYPHRGTDALSAAAQAVISLQMILAREIDANERAVISVCQIHSGSAFNVVPGEAEIAGTVRCFSPEIRKYIRERIESICNDIASSYQCKAICDYTFGIPPVVNHEGETERLATAATDVLGEEKVVRLTKPLMGSEDFAYFLQKVNRGVIFRLGVAGEEIIPLHNPKFNFPDEALPVGIAVFVRYVLDALNPQNNTKA from the coding sequence ATGAGGGAACAGGTCTGGGAACTGGTAGAAGAAGTAAAAGACTACGCCGTCCGCGCACGGCATCATATTCATCAGCATCCTGAATTGGGGTTTCAGGAACGGGAAACGACAGCTTTTGTCAAAAAAGAGCTCGGCGAAGCTGGGATCGAAGTGGTGCCTATCAATATGGAAACGGGCGTCCTCGCCATAATAAGAGGAACTGCAGAATGGAGGGGGCAAGGCGCGCCGCCTGTAATTGGCCTTAGGGCCGATATGGACGCTCTTCCCATCCAAGAAGCCACAGGGGTTCCTTATTCATCACAAAACCCTGGCGTTATGCACGCCTGTGGCCACGACGGCCATACCGCTATTCTTCTCGCTACGGCAAAGGTTCTGCAAAAGATCCGCCACAAGCTCGCAGGCACGGTGAAGCTCTTTTTCCAGCCCGCCGAAGAAACGCTTTACGGCGCAGCGAAAATGATCGAATGCGGCGTCCTTGACAACCCAAAAGTAGAGTCCATTGTCGCACTTCACGGGGGGGTAGAAGTTCCGCTCGGTTCTATAGGCGTATACCCGGGTCCCTTTATGGCATCAGGCGACACATTTAAAGTGAATATGGTGGGCAAGGGAACGCACGGGGCCTATCCACACAGAGGCACCGACGCCCTCTCGGCTGCAGCCCAAGCGGTAATAAGCCTCCAAATGATCCTCGCGAGAGAGATAGATGCCAACGAGAGAGCCGTTATCTCGGTTTGCCAAATCCACAGCGGCAGCGCTTTCAACGTCGTTCCAGGAGAAGCGGAAATAGCGGGCACGGTCAGATGTTTCTCTCCTGAAATCAGAAAATATATACGCGAACGTATCGAATCTATCTGTAATGATATCGCCTCGTCCTATCAATGCAAGGCAATATGCGACTACACCTTTGGCATCCCCCCAGTGGTTAATCACGAAGGCGAAACCGAGCGACTCGCTACTGCCGCAACAGACGTGCTTGGAGAAGAAAAAGTCGTTCGGCTGACCAAACCTCTGATGGGTTCAGAAGACTTCGCCTATTTCTTACAAAAAGTCAATCGGGGGGTCATCTTTCGCCTTGGCGTGGCGGGAGAGGAAATCATTCCGCTACACAATCCCAAATTCAATTTTCCGGATGAGGCTCTGCCAGTAGGCATAGCTGTTTTTGTCCGTTACGTATTGGACGCACTAAATCCACAAAACAACACTAAAGCGTAA